The following proteins are co-located in the Gossypium hirsutum isolate 1008001.06 chromosome A02, Gossypium_hirsutum_v2.1, whole genome shotgun sequence genome:
- the LOC107952594 gene encoding protein NEN4, producing MEGIIPCQEGSAEIVFFDIETTVPNRTGQRFCVLEFGAIVVCPRNLVELESYSTLIKPKDLSVVALRSGRSDGITRDAVANAPGFEEVADKIFNLLNGRVWGGHNIQRFDCVRIREAFADIGRPPPVPVGIIDSLGVLTEKFGKRAGNMKMASLATYFGLGQQKHRSLDDVRMNLEVLKHCATVLFLESSLPSILNGSWHSPSTITTRSRSSAGKLTCKEETSRKSPTYQRTVPYTRESLGKMTERVKNLLCKAQGSQPINNLLKHSHSVLR from the exons ATGGAGGGTATTATTCCATGCCAAGAAGGGTCAGCAGAAATTGTGTTTTTCGACATAGAAACTACAGTACCCAACAGAACCGGACAAAGGTTCTGTGTATTGGAGTTTGGTGCCATTGTAGTATGTCCAAGGAACCTGGTTGAGCTAGAGAGTTATAGTACCTTGATAAAGCCCAAGGACTTGTCTGTTGTTGCATTGAGGTCTGGCAGGTCTGATGGGATAACTAGAGATGCTGTTGCAAACGCACCTGGATTTGAAGAAGTTGCTGACAAAATATTCAACCTTTTGAATGGTAGGGTTTGGGGGGGTCATAACATTCAGAGATTCGATTGTGTTCGTATTAGGGAGGCCTTTGCTGACATTGGTAGACCACCTCCTGTACCTGTTGGGATCATTGATTCTTTAGGTGTCCTCACTGAGAAGTTTGGCAAAAGAGCTGGTAACATGAAG ATGGCAAGCTTAGCTACTTACTTTGGGCTTGGGCAACAAAAACACAGGAGCCTGGATGATGTTCGTATGAATTTAGAGGTTCTAAAACATTGTGCAACTGTGCTATTTTTG GAGTCAAGCCTCCCAAGCATATTGAATGGGAGTTGGCACAGTCCCTCAACAATAACGACAAGAAGTAGAAGCAGTGcagggaaattgacatgcaaggaagAAACCAGCAGAAAATCACCAACTTATCAAAGAACAGTTCCCTACACAAGGGAAAGTTTGGGAAAG ATGACAGAAAGAGTGAAGAATCTATTGTGTAAAGCACAAGGAAGCCAGCCTATCAACAACTTGCTCAAGCATTCTCATTCAGTGCTCAGATGA
- the LOC107952593 gene encoding uncharacterized protein: MALSTSKIVPTTNKIARELDEIYKDLHELDFAIQVPKILAKKNSLQREKQISVDPISFRESSMGEISFNMMLPPQAETDYPLPPPLLPAKHKFLSCSLPNSATSSPRFGSRKDLKNESQALPQQVDKLVNKNPSLQNTTFWRSKSCGDGRTYGPPDELDDLWMYKHHRHGGLISKPNVNNEEMDGSNEVDFKCGALCLLLPGFTKAKQVRPRKREPMVKENNVNVISRTVSLEKFECGSWASSTIIPDHDVGDLYFDLPLELINNLGNDAHLPVSTAFVFDNKDVKGVLKNGSNQTRSTTTGGRKSHESSSRHVRFSTSSPTSYPASPASCITPRLRKARDDFNAFLEAQSA; this comes from the coding sequence ATGGCACTTTCTACTTCGAAAATAGTTCCCACCACCAACAAAATTGCTCGAGAACTCGATGAAATTTACAAGGACCTTCATGAGCTTGACTTTGCTATTCAAGTGCCTAAGATCCTAGCCAAGAAGAATAGCCTGCAAAGGGAAAAACAAATATCCGTTGATCCAATTTCATTTCGAGAATCATCCATGGGAGAAATAAGTTTCAACATGATGTTACCACCTCAAGCTGAAACTGATTACCCTCTTCCACCCCCTTTGCTCCCCGCAAAGCACAAGTTCTTAAGTTGCAGCCTTCCAAACTCCGCGACTTCTTCCCCTCGATTCGGCTCCAGGAAGGACTTGAAAAACGAAAGCCAAGCGTTGCCTCAACAGGTTGACAAGTTGGTCAATAAGAACCCATCACTTCAAAACACGACGTTTTGGAGAAGCAAGTCATGTGGAGATGGAAGAACATATGGACCACCAGATGAACTTGATGATCTATGGATGTACAAGCATCATAGGCATGGAGGTTTAATCTCCAAACCCAATGTTAACAATGAGGAAATGGATGGTAGTAATGAAGTTGACTTCAAATGCGGTGCCCTTTGCCTGTTGCTACCAGGATTTACCAAGGCAAAGCAAGTAAGGCCAAGAAAAAGAGAACCTATGGTGAAGGAGAATAATGTGAACGTGATATCCAGAACAGTTTCCCTTGAAAAGTTTGAATGTGGATCATGGGCTTCATCAACAATAATACCAGACCATGATGTTGGTGATCTATACTTTGATCTTCCATTGGAGTTGATCAATAACCTTGGGAATGATGCACATTTACCGGTTTCAACTGCTTTTGTGTTCGATAATAAAGATGTAAAAGGGGTATTGAAGAATGGTTCAAATCAAACAAGATCAACAACAACAGGAGGCAGGAAATCCCATGAATCATCATCTCGGCATGTTAGGTTTTCGACGTCATCCCCAACATCGTACCCTGCTTCACCGGCTTCTTGCATTACGCCTCGTTTACGTAAAGCTAGGGACGATTTTAATGCTTTCTTAGAGGCACAAAGTGCATGA